The following are encoded in a window of Glandiceps talaboti chromosome 5, keGlaTala1.1, whole genome shotgun sequence genomic DNA:
- the LOC144435834 gene encoding QRFP-like peptide receptor: MDCDNFKQSQFSADYSPTSPTGAEYVQMNCSNVVDNITESDYYGGFDAELYREMFRQALYTHKSPSTIVLIVLYSLSFVVGVVGNVLVMVVWFKNKHIQTVINFFLVNLAVCDLMVILFCMPITIGNVIYNEWIYGEVMCKLTPCIQGMSVSASVFILTAISLNRFYAIHNPLKARVLYTRQRVRNAIIVIWVISLLLMIPILVVNRLETVESKIPELTISITATTCTEVWSDISLKHAYNIFLFLIQFAIPMTFMFFAYAMIVKALVTNDVELGKERNPDKQVAQQNKNRSKVIRLLMVVVSLFAVSWFPFHVATIWFDFNTTKAGGYFSVEILPFLQWLGLCNSSLNPVCYCFLSKTYRRIFKATIQCRWDRMESMKNGMDGHFAHSIGVDSSRKRNMRKRSRRTGCIQVNYRGVKQSRIRKVKNGHLCRNSELLQSRNEETVLETVV, encoded by the coding sequence ATGGATTGTGACAACTTCAAGCAAAGTCAGTTCTCGGCGGATTATAGCCCCACTTCGCCAACCGGAGCGGAATACGTACAGATGAATTGTAGCaatgttgttgacaatattACTGAGTCAGATTACTATGGTGGATTTGATGCTGAGCTATATCGGGAAATGTTTCGACAGGCACTTTACACGCACAAGTCACCGTCAACCATCGTATTAATCGTCCTTTATTCTTTATCATTCGTTGTTGGTGTGGTTGGCAACGTACTGGTTATGGTCGTGTGgttcaaaaataaacacatccAGACAGtcatcaatttctttttggTTAACCTAGCCGTATGTGATTTGATGGTGATTTTGTTCTGTATGCCAATAACAATTGGAAATGTCATATACAATGAGTGGATTTATGGTGAAGTTATGTGTAAACTAACTCCCTGTATACAGGGAATGTCTGTATCTGCCAGCGTATTTATCCTAACTGCGATTAGTTTGAATCGCTTTTATGCAATTCACAATCCGCTAAAAGCCAGGGTCTTGTACACCAGACAGCGAGTCCGTAACGCTATCATCGTAATATGGGTAATTTCGCTGCTTTTGATGATTCCCATACTTGTTGTCAATCGTTTGGAAACCGTCGAGAGCAAAATACCTGAATTGACTATCAGTATAACTGCTACCACTTGTACCGAGGTATGGAGCGATATTTCACTCAAACATGCCTATAACATATTTTTATTCCTAATACAATTTGCCATACCTATGACGTTTATGTTCTTTGCATATGCCATGATAGTTAAAGCCTTGGTGACCAACGATGTTGAGCTCGGAAAAGAGCGGAATCCCGACAAGCAGGTTGCACAGCAGAATAAAAACCGCAGTAAAGTTATTAGATTGCTAATGGTTGTCGTAAGTTTGTTTGCGGTCTCGTGGTTCCCGTTCCACGTCGCCACGATCTGGTTCGATTTTAATACAACAAAAGCAGGCGGCTACTTCAGTGTCGAGATTCTTCCCTTTCTGCAATGGCTCGGATTGTGCAATTCGTCGCTGAATCCTGTGTGTTACTGCTTTCTCAGCAAAACATACAGGAGAATTTTTAAAGCGACCATACAGTGCCGATGGGACAGAATGGAAAGTATGAAGAACGGAATGGATGGACATTTTGCCCACAGCATCGGAGTTGACTCATCGAGGAAGAGGAACATGAGAAAGCGGTCTCGAAGAACGGGATGTATCCAGGTGAACTACAGAGGAGTAAAACAATCGCGTATACGGAAAGTTAAAAACGGACATCTCTGCAGGAATAGCGAATTATTGCAGTCACGGAATGAGGAGACTGTTTTGGAAACGGTAGTCTAG